DNA sequence from the Gemmatimonadales bacterium genome:
CTCCAGCACCTCGCGCGTACTCGACCCGCGCTCGCGCACGATGAGCGGCTGAGCGGCCAGCGCCTCGGCGTCGATCCTCGCCTTGAAGCCCAGCGGGTGGACCGCCGGCGTCACGACCACCAGCTCGTCCCGGCGGAACGGCGTCACGACGAGGCCGAGCTGCTCGCTCGTCTCACCGATCACGCCGAAGTCGACCGCACCGCGGAGCACCCACTCCTCGACCTCACGAGTGTCGCCGATCCGCAGCACCAACTCGATTTCGGGGTGCCTCGCCCGGAACTCGCCGAGGAGCCGTGGCAGTAGGTACGTCCCCGGCGTGGTGCTCGCCCCGATCGCTACCCGGCCGCGACTCAGCCCGATGGTCTCCCGCACCGCTGCCTCCGATTCCTCGACGAGGCGCAGCACGCGGCGGGCGTATTCCACGATCATGCGGGCGAGGTTGGTGAGAACGATGCGGCGGCCCACCTTTATGGTGAGTGGGATGCCGAAGTGGCGCTCGAGGGCGCGCAGGTTCTGGGAAAGGGCCGGCTGGCTCATGCGGCCGGCCCGGGCCGCCGCCGTGACCGAGCCGTGCTCGGCGAGAGCGACCAGCAGCCGCAACCGCTTGATGGTAAGAGGTGAGTCTTCCTGTGCTTTAATCATAAGTTATGCCTATGTTATCGCTAACATATGCGTATTTGACGTTATGGCAATGGCGAGCAAGGTTGCGGCCAATCCCGAACCGCCGAGTCAGACGATGACCGCCACACCCGCGATCACTGAGCACGCGCTGGAGAGCGCCGTCCTTCAGATGTACAACGACGTCGCCTCGACGCCGGACCAGGAGTACCACTTCTGGACCGGGCGAGCGGCCGCGGAGATGTTCGGGTACCGGTCGGAGTGGCTCGACGGGGCGCCGCCGGCGTCCGTGGACTCGTTCGCCGGAGTCGGCAACCCGCACCTGCACGGCGAGATGGCGCCGGGCCGGACGGTCGTGGACCTGGGCTCCGGCGCTGGCCTCGACCTGTTCATCGCCGCGCAGCGGGTCGGGCCGGGCGGTCACGCGATCGGCGTGGACATGAACGACACGATGCTCGAGAAGGCGCGGGGCCTGGCCGCGCACCACGGGTACGCGCACGTCGAGTTCCGGAAGGGACGCATCGAGGACGTGCCGGTGTCGGACGGTGCCGCTGACGCGGTGATCAGCAACGGTGTCATCAACCTGTCGTTCCGGAAGAAGAATGTGTTCATGGAGGCGTTCCGGGTTCTGCGCCCCGGCGGCCGCGCCTCGCTGGCCGACGTGGTGAGCGACGCCATCATCCCCGAATCCATCAGGAACGACCCGAAGCTCTGGGCGTCGTGAATCGGGGGCGCGCTGCCGGCGAGCGAGTTCGTCCGGCTGCTCGAAGCCGTGGGCTTCGTAGGCGTTGAGCGGCACCCGACTGAGCGGTTCAGCTTCCGGAAGGCGTCCACGCAGAAGGAAGCGGCGAAGTACGGCGTGACCAGCGCGACCTTCACCGCGCGCAAGCCTGCCTGAGGCCACCCTCGATCCGCTGAACGTCGGCCCCCCGAGCCAGATCCGGCTCGGCCTCGGGGCCAACTGGCGCCAGTTCTCGCTCCTCGTCCTGGTCAACGCGTTCGTCGGCGCGATGGTGGGCCAGGAGCGCGCGGTGCTGCCGCTGCTGGCCGAGCGCGACTTCGGCGTCGCGTCGAACAGCGCGCTGCTTTCGTTCATAGCGACCTTCGGGCTCGTCAAGGCGCTCACCAACCTTGCCGCCGGCCACCTCTCGGACCGCATGGGCCGGCGCCGGCTGCTCATCCTCGGCTGGCTGGTCGGCTTCCCCGTCCCGTTCATCCTCATCGCGGCGCCGAGTTGGGGTTGGGTGGTGTTCGCGAACGTGCTGCTCGGGATCAATCAGGGACTGTGCTGGTCGCTCACCGTCATCATGAAGATCGACCTGGTCGGCCCGGAGCGGCGCGGGCTCGCGATGGGGCTGAACGAGTTCGCCGGTTACCTGGCGGTGTCGGCCGCAGCCATGCTGTCCGGCTATCTCGCGGCGCGCGGCGACTGGCACACCGCGCCGTTCTATCCAGGGATCGCGTACGCGACGCTCGGTTTGGTGCTGTCGGTCCTGTTCGTGCGGGACACGAAGGGTCACACGGTTCTGGAGCGCGCCGGCGCGCCGGCGGGCCGGCGCGCGTCGTTCGCGCAGGTCTTGCTGCTCACGAGCTGGAAAGACCGCACGCTCTTCAGCGTGAGTCAGGCCGGGATGGTGAACAACCTCAACGACGGCGTGATGTGGGGACTCGTGCCGGTGTTGCTGGCGGGCGCGCAGCTTTCGGTACGCCAGATCGCGATGGTGGCGGCCATCTACCCGGGGGTGTGGGGCGCCGCGCAGCTCGTGACCGGCCCGCTGAGCGACCGTTGGGGCAGGAAGTGGCTCATCGCGGCCGGGATGTGGACCCAGGCGGTGGCGATCGTGCTGTTCGTGAGCGGGCACGGCATGGCGGTATGGATCGCCGGCGCGGTCACCCTCGGTGTCGGCACGGCGATGGTCTATCCCACCCTGCTGGCCGCCGTGTCCGACGTTGCGCACCCCGACTGGCGCGCCTCGGCGGTCGGGGTGTACCGTCTCTGGCGGGACGG
Encoded proteins:
- a CDS encoding methyltransferase domain-containing protein, whose protein sequence is MTATPAITEHALESAVLQMYNDVASTPDQEYHFWTGRAAAEMFGYRSEWLDGAPPASVDSFAGVGNPHLHGEMAPGRTVVDLGSGAGLDLFIAAQRVGPGGHAIGVDMNDTMLEKARGLAAHHGYAHVEFRKGRIEDVPVSDGAADAVISNGVINLSFRKKNVFMEAFRVLRPGGRASLADVVSDAIIPESIRNDPKLWAS
- a CDS encoding MFS transporter, with amino-acid sequence MLPLLAERDFGVASNSALLSFIATFGLVKALTNLAAGHLSDRMGRRRLLILGWLVGFPVPFILIAAPSWGWVVFANVLLGINQGLCWSLTVIMKIDLVGPERRGLAMGLNEFAGYLAVSAAAMLSGYLAARGDWHTAPFYPGIAYATLGLVLSVLFVRDTKGHTVLERAGAPAGRRASFAQVLLLTSWKDRTLFSVSQAGMVNNLNDGVMWGLVPVLLAGAQLSVRQIAMVAAIYPGVWGAAQLVTGPLSDRWGRKWLIAAGMWTQAVAIVLFVSGHGMAVWIAGAVTLGVGTAMVYPTLLAAVSDVAHPDWRASAVGVYRLWRDGGYAVGALGAGLLADALGLRAAILAVAALTFASGIVAAGVMRETLPRRMVPRYP
- a CDS encoding LysR family transcriptional regulator, producing the protein MIKAQEDSPLTIKRLRLLVALAEHGSVTAAARAGRMSQPALSQNLRALERHFGIPLTIKVGRRIVLTNLARMIVEYARRVLRLVEESEAAVRETIGLSRGRVAIGASTTPGTYLLPRLLGEFRARHPEIELVLRIGDTREVEEWVLRGAVDFGVIGETSEQLGLVVTPFRRDELVVVTPAVHPLGFKARIDAEALAAQPLIVRERGSSTREVLERALAAHGHSLNVLFELGSTEAILQAVMAGLGPSVVSELAVTEPRQARVRRVAGLDLTRYLAVVVHPDARLAPAASQFRAELTRGAEPLVPVPAS